TTTTGTTTCCATGGTGATTCCGCAGGTTCACCGCTTGGCCACATCATGTACTGAATGACAAGTTCAATGAAACACGCAACTGCTTTCATTTGCTGGAGGACCTGGAAATGTGCGAGGAGGGCAATATTATGGAAGCAGTGTTTTTTCTTAAGCTATCCTTCCAAAGAGAATTGCGTGTAATTAGCACCAGGATAAAGGGATCAGGCTATGTACTGTATGCTGTTCTTTCACTTGAGCTCCAAGAGGCTCTTAATGCTGTCTAACTCCATGGATACAGTACGGCAGGATTTTGCTattgaatgacatcacaatgccTTGACATCATTGCATGATGTCACCGCACCATGCTGATGCTAGCAGTGGAATGAAACATCATACCCTAGAACCCTGACTTTATACCTTGTAACAGATAATCAAACTAACAAGGTCCGTGATAAAGATAAGTGAAGGCATTTCTGTTGCTttctgcttattaaaaaaaaatcacttcttATTTAATTCAACAGACCTTGAAAACCCTTCTGTACATAACTTGTGAATGGAAGCTCTGTGATGTAGTGTGATGTTTAGGGTAGATCCACCTGTAAGAGGTGCCTGGATGCTACAGATTCAGGGTTAATGACCGATCAGCTGTAAGCCTCTTCAGAAGCGGGGACGGCTATCCAGGCGCAGGTATTAAGGACTCTCAGCGGATTAGCCAGTCAGCATTAGCAGATTTAGCACAGGGGATGAAGAGGTTTACAGGGCATACAAGCCAATGTGTATTGGACACTGGAATCGATTCAGAGGGAATGGgatttgggaattgattttaaaaaggaattgaaattgaaaaccAGGATTTGACCCCCAACTCTGATTGTGTGATTAAATGGCAGCCAGCTCGAAAACGATTCACCTTAATATTAGATCAATACAGAAGCATTCAGGAGGATTGcaaacataaaacacacacacattatatatatacacacactgggCTCCCCTTTATAACTCTGTAGCCGGGAGCCAcagttaagagactgtgctgtttgtgttccaccttataacttACCCAGCTCTCACTCTGTTTCAGGGGCTGGTGAATCGGGGAAAAGCACCATTGTCAAGCAGATGaagtaagtaaaaataaaataaaaaatccaccAATAATTGGTTTAAAAATGTCTAGGTGGCATTTTAGCTGATGAATGTACAAAACAGCCTGCttgaatgtaatttattttttcctaCTTGtgcaatcagaaaaaaaaaaaaaaaaaaaacatgtgcagagTACAAGGGAAGTCGTGATTGTGTACTTTGTCGCAATGACAACTAtgcaccactagatggcagctgATACAAAGACTGCCAGCAGAGTGCTTGAAGGGACTGTGTTGCAGAATGGGTTGGGCGCTCTTGCTCAGTGTATAGCCATCCCTGCTGGCTCTCCTAGTGGAGGTGCTCCTTTAGACTGACTGGCACCCACCTCTTCAGAGTGAAGGGAACTCAGAGAGACGGCAAATGTGATACTTGTGATTAGAACCATAACAAGATTGTGGGATGAGAAAAGGCCgatcggcccatcaaggcttgtcccaTCTTAGCAAACCCCTCTCCCCTTTGCTACTTCAGTGCGTGGTGGAGCAGTTTAGTGAACGCTCTGAGTGGCGTCTTGCTGGTTTGACAGCCTCTCCGTGTTTCTTACTTTCTTTGCTCGGCTTTGTTCCTCTCACAGAATTATCCATCAAGACGGCTTCTCGAAGGAAGAGTGTCTGATGTTCAAGACGATCATCTACGGAAACATCCTGCAATCCATCCTGGCTATCGTCCGGGGCATGCAGACCCTGGGAATCAACTACGGGGACTCCTCCAAAGCGGTCAGTCTCCACAGCAACGAGGTCTAGTCTCCACGGCAACGAGGCCTAGTCGCCAGACGTTAGCATGCGAGGAGGAAAGAGAAACAAATTGACGTCCCGTTTTGAGACGCAAGCGCGCGAACGGTTCTTTAACACACTTGCAGCGTTTGAGCGTTGTCTTTTAATATTTAACGGGTTGGTTTGCTTTGAGTAAACTTCCGTTGCCCTGGGCACCTGgtaaaataaagtaaactgttaatacaaaaatgtatttcaagacGACGCATAGTAGTGATATCTGGAAGCCCAGCCTATAGGCTCTGTTTAAAGAGCGCTGCAGGGAAGGCTCGATATTAATGTGGACTAAATTGATTTGGCTGGCTAGTGGAATTGTGAAATGGCTCAGATGACACTggcactctctgtctctctctctgtgttgttCTGACAGGATGACGGGCGCACGTTGAATAACCTGGCAGACTCCATCGAGGAGGGCACCATGCCCCCGGAGCTGGTGAAAGTCATTCTGAGTCTGTGGGGGGACACGGGGATACAGGCGTGTTTCGAAAGGGCTGCAGAATACCAGCTCAACGACTCTGCTGCTTAGTGAGTAGCTCACAGCGGATATACCCCCCAAGCATTTATATACTTCGGGTTGTCAACAGCCGCTAgtaatgtttttttcccctctacTCCTCCAGCTACCTCAACCAGTTAGACAGAATCACGAAAGCAGACTACCTCCCCAATGAGCAGGACGTACTGCGGTCAAGAGTGAAGACCACGGGTATCATCGAAGAGCAGTTCTCCTACAAGGATGTGCACTTCAGGTGAGGAAGGAAGGCAAGGCCACTAGCATTGCCACGTACTGTTACACAGGCAGCAGCCAGGTTAAACATTAACACTGGGCTCAATTCAGCGGACGTGGAGCTGTAGCTAAATACAAATTCAAGCCATAATCCGATTTGGATCTGTTTTAATTTGGGCTTGTTACTGATAAAGCGTCATTTGAATCAAAATAAACGTATTTTTCTAAAAAGCCTTCTCCCAGCTAAGAGCGGATTGCATTGGGCCACTACTGCACATTAATGTAATCTCTTAATGAAATTCCCTGTAAAATATTCACATAGAAACAGTTACCGTACAGGAGTAGCAAGGGTGTGTCTCTGTAGTTCATCACAGTGACGGACAGGCTTCATGAGGAAGATTCCTGTGTGGCTGCAGCAGTGAGAGATGTAAACAAACCGGACTGCCAAGCAGGTTAGGTTTCTTGCGTCTTCAGAAGTCATGGCTGGGTAACACATAGAGTGAACAGCCCCGGACTGCTGGGCAGCTCAGTCTCACTGTTTGCAGTTCTCTCGTAGAATGTTTGACGTGGGAGGGCAGAGGTCAGAGCGCAAGAAATGGATCCACTGTTTCGAAGGGGTGACCTGCATTATCTTCTGCGGAGCTCTCAGTGCCTACGACATGGTCTTGGTAGAAGATGATGAAGTGGTAGGTACTCTAGCGCCACCTGCAGTCAGGAGGGCGGTACTGCATCCTCGAAGCTGTTTTACTCCAGAGTGAATTTGTTACTCGCTTGATTGGGACACTGACAGTTTTATTTCCCTGCCTGCTGATTTGTTCCAGGCAGACGGCAGTGTGTCGCTAATGCAAATGCCATGTACAGCCCCAGTGGTTAACCATAGTGACAGCCCTGCTGCAAGCAAGCTCATGCTATCAATTAGTAGAGTGGcgagttttcatttaaaaagaaacacagtaGGGTTTggttagggatggaaataagactcctatttcatagcagtttcacccattccaggttttactacgagcttcattactgtataagtaacaagctcaggcatgtcttaataaactcacggtaaagccaggaatggaaactgctttgcaatgggagtcttattccaaTCCGTGGGGTTTTTTGGTACGATTTCACTGTTAATCATTTTGGAGGTATACAGTTTGAAGGTGTTTCCTCGGTTTTCATCTCTGTGGTCTTTTGAGCTCACCGTCAAAGAGACGAATGCAGCAGCCTGAGCCAAGCTGCAGGAGGACTCGCCTTCAAACCAAGAGCCGTCTGAATGGGTTACACAGGAAATACCCGAGCGAACGAAAGCAGATGGCAGACTGCGTGGAGCTTCCCTCGCTGCCTGTCTTCCTGCCAGACACAATCAGACTCACACAGAGAACCCCAGAAGCAAAGAAAAGCTgtagaggcttgccaaatgaagACCACCAGGTGGCAGTATAATCAGCATCGTGTTAGCTTTAAGTTGCTGTCGTGGTTGCGATGCCTCAATCCCAATTTAAAAGGGCATTAAGggatcgcccccccccccccccccaaaaaaaaatgattgcatgCAAACAGAATGAGAAACATCCACCTGCAGGGGATCAGTCTTTAATCCCATGCCAGGATTGCTTCTCTCACCTGGGGGGAGTCTTGGCTCTGACCCCCCTGCCTTCGTCTCTCCTCCAGAACCGCATGCACGAGAGCCTGCATCTGTTCAACAGCATCTGCAACCACAAGTTCTTCGCAGCCACCTCCATCGTGCTCTTCCTCAACAAGAAGGATCTTTTCGAGCAGAAGGTCAAGAAAACccatctcagcatctgcttccccgACTACGACGGTAACTCCTGAGGGCGGCTCCTTGTTCCACGGCCGATGCGACGTTCCTTAAGAGCTTTATTCAGCACTGCTCTAAGGGACATCTGCATCCATATGGCAGAGACACACCAGCAGTGCTCTACACTGTAAACCCTGATAAGTCAACTCCAAAAAGAACTGAGTAAACTCATTGCCTTCATATCATTAAGTTTAGCTACTCTCTCAGTTTTTGTTACGACAACTTTCTCTGGGGCTGACTAAGCGCTGGAGCCGGGCAGAtgtagagagagggagaagggagagagaagggagagaggtcACATCCGCAGACTGACCACTGAACAGGGGCGGCCACACACAACACAAGGAGAACACGTGTAAGGGTGCAGGCAGGGGGCACAAGAGACACGCAAACACAACACACGTGTGCAACCGCACACGcacataacaacaacaacacaataaacaacaaacaattccAACAATAAATTGTACAAGTCCTGCAAGGGCTGATGGGAATGGAGTCCGTGGATTCTACTCACACCATTTATGTTTGAACAACTAAAGTCAATTTGAATGTTTAACTAACTTAAAATGGATGGGTGTTATGAATAACATTTGAATTTTTCAGTCAGTGTAACttgatttcatttatttagaaTGACTCTGCGGTTTACGGTGTAGAATATAAAGGATTGGGTCTGTCAGCCCCACACATAACAGTGTTTGTGATTTGGCCTTGAGGTCTTGCTTATAGAATCTCTCTTCCTGTGGTTTTTCCACCCCAGGTCCCAACACATACGAAGACGCCAGTAACTACATTAAGATCCAGTTCCTGGACCTTAACATGCGGAAAGGCATCAAAGAAATCTACTCACACATGACCTGTGCCACGGACACAGAGAACGTCAATATCGTGTTCAACGCCGTGACAGACATCATCATCAAAGAAAACCTCAAGGACTGTGGTCTCTTCTAGACACCTTGTGTAAGTAAGGAGCTGGGATTCTGTATCGTTATGTAGGCGATGTGAAGTGGTGAAGCAACGTTCCACTGTCTTTGGCCACTAAGATGATGTTCAGCCTCTGGTATAAACAATGTACTGGTCTTACACATAGGAATTGACTATGTGGATTCAGTGACTGCGGTTTCTTTCTCTACCTGAACAATGCCCCACCATCCCATTTCAATAACGCCGTTGTAGAGGGTCTAGGTTCATCTGCTTCATCCCAGACTCATTTGTGTTGTGCTGTTTTAAACACTGTGGACCTGCTCCATTTGCTAGCACTCAGCCGTGGCTCTAGCATTCAGGATAACACGGTTCTAACCCGTCTCCCAGCTCTTTGTTGTAGTGCGCCCGGGTGTGGTGGTCTCAGGACCCCCTCCCCCCGACAGGTACCCTCGGTCTGCTGAGCAGAGGCACCACACTGTCAGAGTTGTCTTACTTTCAGACGGCTGTCAAAGGTCCAGTCTGCGAGGATGGGGACACACGTCCCCGTTAATAATATTGTTCTAACCAGCCTTATTTTTATTTAGAGATTTGAGGAGAGACTCTCCCACTGAAAAGTAGCTTTGCTCACTTAACTCGCATTACATTCCCTATCTGTGTGTGTACCACCTTACCTGTATGTGTAGTTATAAAATTACATGTGAAACTCAAAAATCAAGCCAGTTTTTTTGGGAAGTAAATATAAtcttcattgttttctttctcttcCCCCACCCCCAGGGCTGTCCTGTACCCTTCCATGCATTTTCAGGCATCCTGGCAATACACCAGCTACTGCAGTAACAGAGATCTGACGACTGCAAACCCTCCCTTCCTGCATTTAGGGACCACACCCTGAGGaaacagtcaaaaaaaaaaaaaaaatttaaaaaaagtgtcaCTAAAATGTATAAGGAACTGCAGAAACAAAATGTAGATTTTTAATACAACATACAGTAAGTACGTGCAGTGCTTGAAGTTAAACGAAAGGAGAATTCTGACATACTGGCGGTACTACTAAGAACGGTCATGTAAATATCTCTGGAGTTTGAAGCAGAAAACCTGGAAGAATGTTGCAATTACTGTGCTTTCAGTCCTAGGTCGACCATCTCCACATGAAACATTGTGTTTGCTGTCTTTATAGTTATGCAAGTGGATGGTAATTAAATGCTGCTCTGCCTCCCAATAGAAACTGCTCCGGGTCCGAGATTCTTgaattgtaaatgtaaaaaataaagaactCCTCCCGTACACACATTGAGATCGATGCACAATTCCTGAAGCACACCGGTTATTGTTACAGATTTGAATTAAAACGTTTCTCTAAGTCAGAGTACTTCAAGGGTTAAtatctgaaaataaatatttattttctcctaTAAACAGACATTTATAGAATTGtggattttgtaaataaaaatagtgttaatctgtatttaaaaaaaaacacacacacacacacaacgcaaaGAGTTAGATAAagcatttagctttttttttatgattttgtcAACTCAATGTACGTCTGTACCTTCTGTTTTACGGCTTTGGCTTAAAAGAAACTACAGTAGTGTCACAAAATAAAGGATATGCATGACATACATCATTTGGTCATTTCTTTAAAAGaacatgctatttatttattttttgtaaaggattgttttgtaataaaattaGATAAAACCAGGTCTTTTGTCAATGTCTTTCGTGTATGAAAGACCGCTTGTCAAAACATTTGCAGCATTTTATTATAATGTTGAATTCATGATCTCTTGTTGCCTTGGATGCACAGTTGAGCAAACACTGAAATAGCGCGTCAATTCCTGGTGAACAGCTACTTGTGCAATGATGGCCAGGTTACTGCCAAGCAAGCAGTGGTGCCATAGCCTTTCCTGCAACCGTAGTCTAAAAACCAACCAGTCACAAGATTATGACagccaagattaaaaaaaaaaataggcactGCTGTGGTTAACTGAATTCCAGTGAACATTTGATTCTGCAGAGAATCAAAAATGTACCAAGCAGCTGTCGAAACATACTTCAGAACTAACTTCTACGTAGAAATGAGGGTGCGCTGTGAAATGATCGAAAGCCCTGCGTTATTTAATGCAGCCCTTTCTGATTAAGGAACAGGACACTCCCAAGTGAATAATTGTTAATTATGTGCAGGGTGCAGCGACTCTGCTCAGGGGAGAAACCAGCACTACCCCCCTAAAGTCAGGTACCACTTCACACTCTCAATAGAAATCTACTTCTGCTTTTTCCTTTGTTTCTCCGAGCTGTTACTGCACACCCTGAACAAGTCAGGGCTGTAACCGGAAACACATTTCAACAGAAAACTGCTGTGACTACAGCGACTTTACAAGCAAGCAGCTGAGCCCAGTGTTTAGATTGTGGCAGGCTGTGTCGCCAGCTTCAGAGGTGGGTGCCAAGGGTTCTCTCAGTTTAGTCCTGGCACAGGGTTCTTTTTCTGAGAATGATACATCATTTATTCTCTAAAGActttttgatatttaaaaaatatgttaagtAGTGTTTAACAAATTGTTATAGattatatatagattatatatatattatatatatatatatatatatatatatatatatacacacacatatacacacacacacaaaataaaaacactggtccATTTACATGAGACGCCATTCCTCAAACACATTGTGAACCAACCACTCAATCAGATTACAAACCCAACAAATTCATTCTAAATGAAATAATGAAACTGCTGCAAGGAAGCAAGCCAGAATATATATGTCACATGAATCCGCTGCATTTACAGAAGAGACTGATCGTACGCTTCAGGGTTTAAAGGACACATGTCTGCCTTGCTGAGTGAATACAGCACACACAGGAAATGACTGAGCTGTGATACTGGCGATTATAAAGCTGTGAGTCACACTGTAGATTCCCTTTACACCGCATTACCTATAATGCAAATTCATTCTATCATTACCTTCGGAGGAGTGACACTTTAAAATAATCTTGCAATGATTATTAGAATTATCGTTTTAAAAGACACTAGTACCAATAAGACATGGGCTGAAACCTGGCTAGGGAACCAAGTGAATTGaattcgggggggggggtgtctctcGGCTCCACTGCAGAATTGAAGCAATAAAAAATCTAGACAATATTCATCAGCTTTGCCCTTCGAATAGATGTGTGAAGTTTCAGTTAATGTATCTCATCAATCGTAAggagtgcatttttaaaattctGCTCAGGAATCTGATCTGTTCATAATCTACACAGCACGCCtcgtttaaaagaaaataaaccaccCGATCGTCCCGGGAGTATATGTACATAGAACACGACCACAGCTTGTACATGGAACACGACCACAGCTTGTACATAGAACATGACCACAGCTTGTACACAAATCTGAAAGCTTTTCACTGTCAAGAGAAAGTGCTATCCAAAAAAGGTAGATAggaagcaaaaaagaaaaaaaaatgcttttgcagCAACCACAGACACAGAAATGATAGTGCAGGAAATCCTGCTCAAACACACGTCATCCCTCTACGGAGTTTACAGTATATTGAACGAATAACTCACTGCCATACACAGATCTACACCAGGGTGACCAATCCCAGGCCAGgagagggccattccactccaggtttaaaatAATCAAACTACTATTGTAGCTAATTGGAGGGTTACTTGGGTCTACTAAACCATTTATCATTAGCAACAAGAAGCAAGCCATAAGCGAACATCTTGTTCCAGGAAGTTCCAGACCTTTCAGCAGTGGAAACTGCTGGGTCATCCTTCGACAGCTACATTTCAAATCCACTTGCACCAGAACCGAAGGGCACAATAATCTCTGCTAAGATCCACACATTATGTGCGCCAGTCAATTCTGTGCCTTGAGTGGAAAGTATTGTACAACTGGTCCAGAAAACAGGATTCAAAAACATGTAAAACTAAAAAGGATTATTTAAAGAGAGCTTGGTGTGAGTCTCTGCTGGGGATGGGGACAGAAACGTCCTGGAATAACTTGCAgtgtttagataaaaaaaaaaaattaaaaaagaagaaaaaaaaacacctaaacaTACAGCATGTATTTAGGCCTAATATTAGCCAATTTCTGTAAACCAAATAAACTCCAACACACACGAGAGCCCATCACTGTCATTTAATATTGCCAAGATTAACATTAAGCCTGTACAAAATGTCATAGACAGAATACCACATGTATTCAAATTCAGCAAAGGAATGTACATGAAAAGAAATTCAAGTGGAGAATGTTAGTTAACAACGGCATCGGTTATTTGGCACCACATTTCACAAGGTAAAGGCATGCTCTAGCTGCATAGAGGGCCACCATAACGTAAAATAAAAGAGCGTGTTACAAAAATgtcaaattataaaaaataaaaaaaagccaatcTGGATTTCCGATTACTTTTCATTATGAATCAGTTTGTGCGGAAATTAtctaataaaagaaaagaaaaaaggtggAGGCAGGGAGGGGAAGAAAAGCTTGGAcatgtcaaaaaaaaacaaaaaaaaaaaaacactgcatataTTAATCATTTAATGTGACCAAATATACATCCCTTATACTGGAGTGCAAGTTTAACAGTACACTGTTTTCACATTGCTGGCAGATACAGAACGACTGCACTAACAGTACTGGTTTCAATGAAGAACTTCTGTTAAAGCAAGTTAAAATGAAATGATTAATTCATTACAGTTAGCCAATACGCAATCATTTTTTAATCCCCTTCATTTCCATGCAGATCCCTTGGGCCCAGAGGAAAGCATCTCACAGGgggaataaaaaaatcaacatattAAACAAGATTTTAAAAGATACACACTGTATCAAACTGTAATACAATCACATCGTTACAGCAATGCCTAAAGGACGCCTCGTTGCATGAACACCTTACAATACAAACGCCCTCTAATCctgcacatttattagaaatgTGTACAGTTTTCTTAAATTATGGGTACACGTTTGAGGTCCCCTTATTTTCTTACTGAAGAGGTTTGGCAACATAAAAATGTCCTTATTCATTCTGTCCATTTACAACATGACTTGGTGAAACAGCACAAGACAACAGCATGCCTCATGTTCCAGCATAATAAAACTTTGAACCACATCATGGTCAGCGTGCATAGTAAAAAGTGCTTACCCCGGGAGTGAGATTAAACCTAAACATGGACAAATTAGGACATTAGGTCTAAGATGATGGCGACTCGATAACCAGGTTTTAAAATTCCCGTCGCTTCGCTAATCATACTGCTAAACTGTTTAAATGTGgcactgtgcccccccccccccactccctcgGCCTTCAGAAAAAAAGGATTAGCATGGATCAGCATATCACCGCtgaatttcagatttatttacagAATTTCATCTTGTCTGCTTAATAGCATCAAATATTACagagtttttttaattaaaaaaaaaaaaacaaaaaacaattcagaatGCAGATTTGGCGCGGATGAATACAAGGACTGcatgcagcaacagcagcagcagcaggtggttCCATTTGGTCCTTTTCTACAAACCTGCAACCAATCAGGGGAGACAGGAACCGATCTGCAGCCTGTGTTCATGCGTCACTCTAAAAAAGGACGACctacaaaaagaagaaaatgacTGCAAATTAAAACTTCAGCCAGAAACTGAAGAGATCTTTCAGTCTGCAGGATCTCAGACGGGTGTTTTGAAGCTGTACacaacagtttgtttaataattacatttattacttGTTCCCTATGAGGTTTAGTTTTAAAAGATCTATATCAAAGTCAAAGCAGACAGGGTAATCAACAACAAAGGGGTAAGACTTGCAGTATTTCCTCCAGTGCTTGGTATTCCCTGAATTGAACCAATACCTATTGTTATCAGAAAGTTTACTGCGAGTCACCTGCAAGTTCTTTCAAAGCGTTCAGTAAAGTCCACATTCTTTCAAGTTGTTTTTGATGATGACATCAGTCACGGCATCAAACACAAACTGCACATTTTTCGTGTCTGTGGCGCAGGTGAAATGAGTGTAGATTTCCTTCGTATCTTTTCGCCTGTTGAGGTCTTCAAACTGGCACTGAATGTATGCAGCCGCTTCTTCGTAAGTGCTGGAacctaggagaaaaaaaaacaaacgtaacATTTGACAGTTCATATCAACATTACAACAGCTCCACATTAACTATTAAGAGTCCTCTGCACACTCCGAACTAACATCAAGTATTTCAAACCACGAACCACACCTGCATATTCGGGGTAGCAGATGGTAAGGGAACTTCTCGTGATCTTTTCCTCAAAAAGGTCCTTCTTGTTCAGGAAGAGGATTATAGAGGTATCTGTAAACCACTTGTTATTGCAGATGCTGTCAAACAGCTTCATGCTCTCATGCATGCGATTCTGCAGGggagaaatgaaaaaaagaaagttacaacatcttttaaataaataaaaacgttcGACACATACATTACCAAATGCAAGGCTCTTGCAACATACAAAACAACTTATAACAAACTATGCTAAATTATTACTCACCATTTCTTCATCCTCTGCAAGAACAAGGTCATAGTCACTGAGTGCTACGCAGAATATGATGGCCGTGACGCCTTCAAAGCAATGAATCCACTTCTTCCGCTCAGATCGCTGGCCACCAACGTCAAACATCCTGAAAGAAAAATGAGACACAGGGAGGTAAGCTGGCACAGCACCTGCATGACACAAATAAACCATCCatccttttaaaacatttttagcacTGGTGCCCCTCAAGAATACAGAGTCCTTTTGTGGCACTACTAGTGCATTTTGAAAGAACAGTACTAcactaaaaatgtacagtatatttctgtCTTGAGTTTTAATACCAAgcatattgtattttatatttgtaaaccGTGTTAAAAATCCTCCCCTGGTTaagaataaaacaaaccaaagttttttgttttttaaaatttgcCCATTTCAAATTCTCATTTGAGCAACTAAGCAATGCTTGTGCAAAGGATACATGTACACTGCCTAACCCACCATTTAATGAAGCAAATAATgaccaggtttaaaaaaaaaaaagctgtgaacTTTGTAATAATCCTGACAGTTTAATAACAAGCTACAGCAGTTTCCAGCGCAGCTACCATCGAGTTATGAAATGTTAATTTTATGCAGCTGGTTTTCTCAGTTGACAAGAGAGTTAATTAAAGCATCACCACTTCcaactagaaaaataaataagcaaatacatGAGTCCAAGTTCCTTCAGGAGACGCACATAATATTTTGAACAATGGCAAATCTATCTGTCACATAACATGCTAACCAAACTCCTGGTGCAGGATGCCAAAGCAGCCATAATCCCTCCCCCACACCATGTGACACACATTGGTTCTTTGAAAGCTGCAAGGCTTACAGgggatataaaaaaatgaaagcaacAATGTATGCTGTTGACACAATTTATTCCAAATtagatcaattttttttttttttttacagtccatGTATTACTTGCATATTTCAGCAAGCTACAGCAAACATATGCCTCAGAATCTGATGTGCCTGGATCCATTCATGTATCACCTGGGTCCAATTAGGCTTACAGTcacatacactgtgtgtgtgtgtgtgtgtgtgtaattatagaTATTTTACTGTGAAGCAGTCAGGAGTTTGAGAACTTACTTGAAGTACAGGTCCTTGAAAGTGAAGTGAGTCTCGACTATGCCTGTGGTTTTCACCCTGGTTCGGAGCACATCTTGTTGTGTTGGGATGTAACTTGTTTCGGATATTCTGTCCAAGTCATTGAGGTAactaaaaagagaaagaaaacatttagacactagcctaaataataataataataataataataataataataataataataataataataataataatacatgcacaCGGCAGCCCTATGGCCAGTATGTATGCACAAGATATGCAGCTTTTTTTCTTGGATTAAGTATATAGGACATAACCCCTTTATCATATCACTAAG
The sequence above is drawn from the Acipenser ruthenus chromosome 29, fAciRut3.2 maternal haplotype, whole genome shotgun sequence genome and encodes:
- the LOC117427416 gene encoding guanine nucleotide-binding protein G(t) subunit alpha-2, with the translated sequence MGSGASAEDKELAKRSKDLEKQLKVDADKEAKTVKLLLLGAGESGKSTIVKQMKIIHQDGFSKEECLMFKTIIYGNILQSILAIVRGMQTLGINYGDSSKADDGRTLNNLADSIEEGTMPPELVKVILSLWGDTGIQACFERAAEYQLNDSAAYYLNQLDRITKADYLPNEQDVLRSRVKTTGIIEEQFSYKDVHFRMFDVGGQRSERKKWIHCFEGVTCIIFCGALSAYDMVLVEDDEVNRMHESLHLFNSICNHKFFAATSIVLFLNKKDLFEQKVKKTHLSICFPDYDGPNTYEDASNYIKIQFLDLNMRKGIKEIYSHMTCATDTENVNIVFNAVTDIIIKENLKDCGLF
- the LOC117430950 gene encoding guanine nucleotide-binding protein G(i) subunit alpha-3; protein product: MGCTLSVEDKAAAERSKMIDKNLREDGEKASREVKLLLLGAGESGKSTIVKQMKIIHEDGYSEEECKQYKVVVYSNTIQSIIAIIRAMGRLQIDFGDPTRADDARQLFALAGTAEEGIMSAELAGVIKRLWQDEGVQACFNRSREYQLNDSASYYLNDLDRISETSYIPTQQDVLRTRVKTTGIVETHFTFKDLYFKMFDVGGQRSERKKWIHCFEGVTAIIFCVALSDYDLVLAEDEEMNRMHESMKLFDSICNNKWFTDTSIILFLNKKDLFEEKITRSSLTICYPEYAGSSTYEEAAAYIQCQFEDLNRRKDTKEIYTHFTCATDTKNVQFVFDAVTDVIIKNNLKECGLY